A region from the Mustela erminea isolate mMusErm1 chromosome 2, mMusErm1.Pri, whole genome shotgun sequence genome encodes:
- the LSM6 gene encoding U6 snRNA-associated Sm-like protein LSm6 gives MSLRKQTPSDFLKQIIGRPVVVKLNSGVDYRGVLACLDGYMNIALEQTEEYVNGQLKNKYGDAFIRGNNVLYISTQKRRM, from the exons ATGAGTCTACGGAAGCAGACCCCCAGTGACTTCTTAAAGCAAATCATTGGACGACCAGTTGTGGTAAAATTGAATTCTGGAGTGGATTATCGAG GGGTCCTGGCTTGCCTGGATGGCTACATGAATATAGCCTTGGAGCAGACAGAAGAATATGTAAATGGACAGCTGAAGAATAAGTACGGCGATGCATTTATCCGTGGAAACAATG taTTGTATATAAGTACACAGAAGAGAAGGATGTGA